Genomic DNA from Lactuca sativa cultivar Salinas chromosome 8, Lsat_Salinas_v11, whole genome shotgun sequence:
TTTGACCAAATTGACCACTTTATCGGGTGATATTAACAAATTGACCACCTTTTTGACCAAATTGACcacctttttttttttaccaaattgACCACTTTATCGGGTGATATTAACAAATTGATCATCTTTTTGACCAAATTGACCACTTTATCGGGTGATATTAACAAATTGACCACCTTTTTGACCAAATTGACCACTTTATCGGGTGATATTAACAAATTGACCACCTTTTTGACCAAATTGACcacctttttttttttaccaaattgACCACTTTATCGGGTGATATTAACAAATTGATCATCTTTTTGACCAAATTGACCACCTTTTTGACCAAAATGAGCACTTTATCGGGTGATATTAACAAATTGACCACCTTTTGACCAAATTGACCaccttttttttttaccaaattgACCACTTTATCGGGTGATATTAACAAATTGATCATCTTTTTGACCAAATTGACCACCTTTTTGACCAAAATGAGCACTTTATCGGGTGATATTAACAAATTGACCACCTTTTTGACCAAATTGACCACCTTTTTTACCAAAATGAGCACTTTATCGGGTAATATTAACAAATTGACCACCTTTATTttcatgaaaaaaataaatttgaggtttaatccagaaaaatagacaaaatataaggtcttttatgagatgaactttaaaagaatttaaaaaaaaaaaaaaggttatatTTCGCAATTATAATTGTAAAATTGTTTGATAATTCAGAATCTATTTAAAAAAAGGTTATCTTTTTGCAGTCTTTTGTCAGTAAAAATTAATTTCACATCACATTCATATAATATTGTGAATCTTGATAGTTTATTTTTTCACTTTATTAACTATAAAAAATGAAGGTGAAATTATAAAATATAGATCTTTGTAGGGACTGTGATTAGGGAGGATTCAGGGTTGACCCTTGAAAGGGTCAAAGAGGAGATGTTTGGAAGTGCAAGTAAAGTGGTTATAACCAAAGATTCCACATTAATAGTTACTGATGGAAGCACTCAAGAAGATGTAAAAAAAAGGGTAACTCAAATCCAAAACCTTGttgaggtatatatatatatatatacaccactTCATTTGCTAAATAATTTACTATGTAATTCTATAAACTTTTCTcccaatttatttttattttttcagaaCACCGAagagaattttgaaaagaaaattcTTAAAGAACGGATAGCAAGATTGTCAGGAGGGATTGCGATTATTAAGGTAAACatgaaaatcttgaaattttattaaaaaatacatatataatttaatttaatgGTTGgattatttttatatgattaggTTGGAGCTCAAACACAAGTTGAATTGAAGGATAAACAACTGAGAATGGAAGATGCTGTAAATGCAACTAAGGTAAATGAACTTAATTAGACATGGTCAACTTGTTGACtttctatttttgtttttttttaacttttaatatttctTTAAAATCAAGGCTGCTATTGAAGAAGGAGTTGTAGTTGGTGGTGGTTGTTGTCTTTTGAGGCTATCATTGAAAGTGAATCAAATCAAAGAACTTTTGGATAATGAAGAGCAAAAGGTAATCACCATAATCATGtctcatatttttttaaatttcttttaggAAAATTTCTTTACATTTTTCAATTATTTATATTGGTCGATTATTATTGTTTTTGTAAAttattttggttgtgaaaattaAGATAGGAGCCGGTATATTCAAAAAAGCATTGGAATATCCAGCAAGGCAAATAGCCAAAAATGCTGGTGTGAATGGTAGTGTTGTTATTGAGAAGGTAagcaaaaaccctaatttacatCCATCaatttaaaccaaaaaaaaaattgtaaattgaatttgtatatttttttattttttttaattgtatttaGGTTTTGTCGAATGATGATATGAGGTACGGGTACAACGCTGCAAGCAACAAGTACGAAGATCTAATGGCGGCGGGTATTATAGATCCAAcaaaggtatcaatcaaatcatCGGTTATTGcaaataattttattaaaaaaaaatcaaaatttgaataaaaaaaatggttATGAAATAGGTGGTGAGATGTTGTATTGAGCATGCATCATCGGTTGCAAAGACATTTTTGACTTCTGACGCCGTTGTGATTGACATGGATGGACCCGTGCCTGAAGGAATGAGACCATCGAAGGAATCACCAAAGCCGATGCCGATGCCGATTCCGGCCTCGGATAATTCAATTCCGACCCGTAGACGAAATAGAAGCGAAATGAAGCTTAGATTGTAGATAAAATAATCGAACAGAAATAGGTACATAACAAACATGTAGAGTATGAGACAAAATAATGTATCGAATGAAATGTAAATTAACATCAATGTTAGTTTGTTCGCCGATGAAAGACTGGATCCATGACAGCAGTATGAGCTGACTGTCAGTGGGTTGagttgggtttgggtttgggtttggttGACCTGTTTAATTTATTAAACGGATTGAGATTTTTAACTCAACTCAACCCGTTTAATTAAACAGATCAGAGTTTTTCAACTCGGTCCAACCTGTTAGATAAACATGTTAACCCATTTATTTTTCCCCAACCTAATTTGTTAAATAAATGGGTTTGACATGTGTGAACCATTTAGATTttaatattaacataaaataaaaagtttACACGTAGTCAAAGAATTCCAATTTAAAAAAGAAACATAATTACATTATAAATGTCCATAATATCATTCTAAATATCTAAGACTTTACGGTTTTGTTTTTGTAAATTTTTAATTAGTTATAAGGTTAAATAAAATatgaaatgaaaataaatatatatatttatagaaGTTAGAAGGTTGCCATCTAGTTAGACATTTCAACAAAATACATGTCTATTTAATGAAATGATTGGTTGgttttatttgatttgatttgttaaCCCAACTTGTTAATTTTGGGTTGGTAGGTTTATCCAGTTTTTATTAGCATAACACG
This window encodes:
- the LOC111910444 gene encoding chaperonin 60 subunit beta 4, chloroplastic isoform X2, producing MVAELIGVTLGPRGRNVVLQNKYGPPKIVNDGETVLKEIQLEDPLENVGVKLVRQAGAKTNDLAGDGSTTSIILAHGLIAEGVKVIAAGMNPIQISRGIQKTSEALVSELKLMSREVEDHELSDVATISAGNDLEVGSMISEAIKRVGRKGIITIEKGNFAENNLQIVEGMQFDRGYLSKYFSDRRTMKVEFQDCKLLLVDKIITNPKEVYKVLDIAVKKDNPIVIIAEGIEKEALAPIIRNKLKGIIKAAAVKAPAFGQRKSHYLDDIAILTGGTVIREDSGLTLERVKEEMFGSASKVVITKDSTLIVTDGSTQEDVKKRVTQIQNLVENTEENFEKKILKERIARLSGGIAIIKVGAQTQVELKDKQLRMEDAVNATKAAIEEGVVVGGGCCLLRLSLKVNQIKELLDNEEQKIGAGIFKKALEYPARQIAKNAGVNGSVVIEKVLSNDDMRYGYNAASNKYEDLMAAGIIDPTKVVRCCIEHASSVAKTFLTSDAVVIDMDGPVPEGMRPSKESPKPMPMPIPASDNSIPTRRRNRSEMKLRL